Proteins co-encoded in one Lynx canadensis isolate LIC74 chromosome C1, mLynCan4.pri.v2, whole genome shotgun sequence genomic window:
- the LELP1 gene encoding late cornified envelope-like proline-rich protein 1 has translation MSSDDKNKSSDPKNEPKNCDPRCEQKCEAKCQPSCLKKLLQRCSEKCPREKCPPPPKCPPCPSLCPPPCPPPCPAPSPPKPCAKLCPPKCPPPCPPPE, from the coding sequence ATGTCGagtgatgataaaaataaatctagtgACCCCAAGAATGAGCCCAAGAACTGTGATCCCAGATGTGAACAAAAGTGTGAGGCCAAATGCCAACCCAGCTGTTTAAAGAAGCTTCTGCAACGGTGCTCTGAGAAGTGTCCACGGGAGAAGtgcccaccaccaccaaagtGCCCACCATGCCCCTCGCTGTGCCCCCCAccgtgccctcctccatgcccagctccctcccctcccaagcCCTGTGCCAAGCTCTGTCCTCCTAAATGCCCaccaccctgcccacccccagaGTGA
- the PRR9 gene encoding proline-rich protein 9 has translation MSFNEQQCKQPCVPPPCLQKSQEQCQANAEEVCLPPCQDPCQEKCPVQVQEVCLPQCQGLCQESCPQQSQDQCPSQCVEPCQELSQTKCVEVCPQKVQEKCLPPGKGK, from the coding sequence ATGTCCTTTAATGAACAGCAGTGCAAGCAGCCATGTGTGCCTCCTCCATGTCTTCAAAAGTCCCAAGAGCAGTGCCAGGCAAATGCTGAGGAAGTGTGCCTTCCCCCATGCCAGGATCCCTGCCAGGAGAAGTGCCCAGTGCAAGTTCAGGAGGTTTGTCTTCCTCAGTGCCAGGGATTATGCCAAGAAAGTTGCCCACAGCAAAGCCAAGACCAATGCCCATCTCAGTGTGTGGAGCCATGCCAGGAGCTATCTCAGACAAAATGTGTGGAAGTTTGTCCACAGAAAGTCCAGGAGAAGTGCTTGCCCCCTGGCAAGGGAAAGTAA